The following proteins are co-located in the Streptomyces sp. NBC_01198 genome:
- a CDS encoding CoA-binding protein, translating to MYGDAAEVRKILLETGDTWAVVGLSNNTSRAAYGVAAVLQRFGKRVVPVHPKAEPVHGEQGYASLADIPFPVDVVDVFVNSALAGQVADDAVAAGAKAVWFQLGVVDEAAYERTRDAGLDMVMDRCPAIEIPQLD from the coding sequence GTGTACGGCGACGCGGCGGAAGTACGGAAGATCCTGCTGGAGACGGGCGACACCTGGGCGGTGGTCGGCCTGTCCAACAACACCTCGCGGGCGGCGTACGGCGTCGCCGCGGTGCTGCAGCGGTTCGGCAAGCGGGTCGTGCCGGTCCACCCGAAAGCGGAGCCGGTGCACGGCGAGCAGGGCTACGCCTCGCTGGCCGACATCCCCTTCCCGGTGGACGTGGTGGACGTCTTCGTCAACTCCGCCCTCGCCGGCCAGGTCGCCGACGACGCGGTGGCGGCCGGCGCGAAGGCGGTGTGGTTCCAGCTCGGCGTGGTCGACGAGGCGGCGTACGAGCGGACCAGGGACGCCGGGCTCGACATGGTCATGGACCGCTGCCCCGCGATCGAGATCCCGCAGCTGGACTGA
- a CDS encoding YigZ family protein, whose product MIDRYLAVARVGVHESEIKRSRFLCSLAPAPDEAAAQAVIRDVRRAHPTASHNCFAYVIGPDGRLHRASDDGEPGGTAGTPMLQVLLAREVRDTVAVVTRYYGGVQLGAGGLARAYGGAVSAALDEIGTVERRRLTLLTVTVGHAHAGRLENDLRSAGHTLREVGYGAAVTLALGVPEGEVPAFRSWLADVTSGAASCETAGSAYVDV is encoded by the coding sequence ATGATCGACCGGTATCTGGCGGTGGCGCGGGTCGGCGTCCACGAGAGCGAGATCAAGCGCTCCCGTTTCCTGTGCTCCCTCGCCCCCGCCCCCGACGAGGCGGCCGCGCAGGCCGTCATCCGTGACGTACGCCGGGCCCACCCCACCGCGTCGCACAACTGCTTCGCCTACGTGATCGGCCCCGACGGGCGGCTGCACCGGGCGAGCGACGACGGCGAACCCGGCGGCACCGCGGGCACCCCGATGCTGCAGGTGCTGCTCGCCCGGGAGGTCCGCGACACCGTGGCCGTCGTCACCCGCTACTACGGCGGCGTCCAGCTCGGCGCGGGCGGCCTGGCCCGCGCCTACGGGGGTGCGGTGTCGGCGGCGCTGGACGAGATCGGCACGGTCGAGCGGCGCCGGCTGACCCTGCTGACCGTCACCGTCGGCCATGCGCACGCCGGCCGGCTGGAGAACGACCTGCGCTCCGCGGGCCACACCCTGCGCGAGGTCGGTTACGGCGCCGCAGTGACCCTCGCCCTCGGCGTCCCGGAGGGCGAGGTGCCCGCCTTCAGATCCTGGCTGGCCGACGTGACCTCGGGCGCGGCGTCCTGCGAGACGGCGGGCAGCGCCTACGTGGACGTGTGA
- a CDS encoding enolase C-terminal domain-like protein, whose protein sequence is MSGRIRVTGADITPVAFHDLSLPHGAGPHPPYALRAIVEVHTDQGVTGLGETHADQEQLTRLRAAVGTITGMDVHTLGGMHRRIAEALHGDTVAGAHGLAATITSSAADRVFAPLEVACLDIQGKAAGLPVSDLLGGAVRESVPFGAHLFYRRAGGPGGEPDPWGEALDPDGIVAQARRMAEEHGFGAITLRGGVMPPEEEIEAVRALHKAFPGVPLRLDPGAAWTVPTSVRVAGELDGVLDYLEDPTPGQQAMAEVARRSPVPLATSRCVTAFDELSSAVAREAVQAVLADHHRWGGLQRSLLLAGICRTFGLGHSLRSGSHLGVSLAATTHLAAATPNLTYACGTRRPWTPEEVVVPGALEFTDGAVGVPTAPGLGVELDRDALGRLHERYRRRAPRGQQQPAPHTST, encoded by the coding sequence GTGAGCGGCCGGATCCGGGTCACGGGCGCCGACATCACCCCGGTGGCCTTCCACGACCTGTCGCTGCCGCACGGGGCCGGCCCGCACCCGCCGTACGCCCTGCGGGCGATCGTCGAGGTCCACACCGACCAGGGCGTCACCGGCCTCGGCGAGACCCACGCCGACCAGGAGCAGCTGACGCGGCTGCGGGCGGCCGTCGGGACGATAACCGGCATGGACGTCCACACGCTCGGCGGGATGCACCGCAGGATCGCCGAGGCACTGCACGGTGACACCGTCGCCGGCGCGCACGGACTGGCCGCGACCATCACCAGCAGCGCCGCCGACCGGGTCTTCGCGCCGCTCGAGGTGGCCTGCCTCGACATCCAGGGCAAGGCGGCGGGGCTGCCGGTCAGCGACCTGCTCGGCGGCGCGGTGCGCGAGAGCGTGCCCTTCGGCGCGCACCTGTTCTACCGGCGGGCCGGCGGCCCCGGCGGCGAGCCCGACCCGTGGGGCGAGGCGCTCGACCCGGACGGCATCGTGGCGCAGGCGCGGCGGATGGCCGAGGAGCACGGCTTCGGCGCGATCACCCTCAGGGGCGGGGTGATGCCACCCGAGGAGGAGATCGAAGCGGTACGGGCGCTGCACAAGGCCTTCCCGGGCGTTCCGCTCCGGCTGGACCCCGGCGCGGCCTGGACCGTGCCGACTTCGGTAAGGGTCGCCGGCGAACTCGACGGCGTCCTGGACTACCTGGAGGACCCGACTCCCGGCCAGCAGGCCATGGCGGAGGTGGCCCGACGCTCGCCGGTGCCGCTGGCCACCAGCAGGTGCGTGACCGCCTTCGACGAGCTGTCCTCCGCGGTGGCCCGCGAGGCGGTACAGGCCGTGCTCGCCGACCACCACCGCTGGGGCGGCCTGCAGCGCTCCCTGCTGCTGGCCGGCATCTGCCGCACCTTCGGCCTCGGCCACTCCCTGCGGTCCGGATCCCACCTGGGCGTCAGCCTGGCCGCGACGACCCACCTGGCGGCCGCCACCCCGAACCTGACCTACGCCTGCGGCACCCGCAGGCCGTGGACGCCGGAGGAGGTCGTCGTCCCCGGCGCACTGGAGTTCACTGACGGGGCGGTAGGGGTGCCGACGGCGCCGGGGCTGGGCGTCGAGCTGGACCGGGACGCGCTGGGCCGGCTGCATGAGCGGTACCGGCGCCGCGCACCGCGCGGGCAGCAGCAGCCCGCGCCTCACACGTCCACGTAG
- a CDS encoding exonuclease SbcCD subunit D, producing the protein MRLLHTSDWHLGRSFHRVSLLDAQRAFLDHLVAAVRTEHVDAVLVAGDIYDRAVPPLSAVELYDSALHALADLGVPAVMISGNHDSARRLGVGAGLMGRAGIHLRTDPATCDRPVMLRDTHGDVAVYGLPYLEPALVREAVGAERADHTAVLGAAADRVRADLAARPAGTRSVVLAHAFVTGAAPCDSERDITAGGVASVPAALFDGFDYTALGHLHGCQTVTERVRYSGSPLAYSFSEEHHRKSMWLVDLGARGEITAERLDTPVPRPLARLRGRLDDLLADPAHEPHADAWVEATLTDPVRPYEPMAALAARFPHILSLGFDPEGRADDPAASYARRLAGRSDQQIAEDFVAHVRGSAPDPRERLVLREAFDGVRATAATAERD; encoded by the coding sequence GTGAGACTGCTGCACACATCGGACTGGCATCTGGGCCGGTCCTTCCACCGGGTGAGCCTGCTCGACGCCCAGCGGGCCTTCCTCGACCACCTTGTCGCCGCCGTCCGTACCGAGCACGTCGACGCCGTGCTGGTCGCCGGCGACATCTACGACCGGGCCGTACCACCGCTGTCCGCGGTCGAGTTGTACGACAGCGCGCTGCACGCCCTGGCCGACCTCGGCGTGCCCGCGGTGATGATCTCCGGCAACCACGACTCGGCCCGCCGGCTCGGTGTCGGCGCGGGCCTGATGGGCCGGGCAGGTATCCACCTGCGCACCGACCCGGCGACCTGCGACCGGCCCGTGATGCTGCGCGACACGCACGGCGACGTAGCCGTCTACGGGCTGCCGTACCTCGAACCCGCCCTGGTCCGCGAGGCGGTCGGCGCCGAGCGTGCCGACCACACCGCGGTGCTCGGCGCCGCGGCCGACCGGGTCAGGGCCGACCTGGCCGCCCGGCCCGCGGGCACCCGCTCCGTCGTGCTGGCGCACGCCTTCGTCACCGGCGCCGCGCCCTGCGACAGCGAGCGCGACATCACCGCCGGCGGCGTCGCGTCGGTGCCCGCCGCGCTCTTCGACGGGTTCGACTACACCGCGCTGGGCCATCTGCACGGCTGCCAGACCGTCACCGAGCGCGTCCGCTACTCGGGTTCACCGCTGGCCTACTCCTTCTCCGAGGAGCACCACCGCAAGAGCATGTGGCTGGTCGACCTCGGCGCGCGCGGCGAGATCACCGCGGAACGCCTCGACACTCCCGTGCCGCGCCCGCTCGCCCGGCTGCGCGGCCGGCTCGACGACCTGCTCGCCGACCCGGCGCACGAACCGCACGCCGACGCCTGGGTCGAGGCCACCCTCACCGATCCGGTGCGCCCCTACGAACCGATGGCCGCGCTCGCCGCGCGCTTCCCGCACATCCTCAGCCTCGGCTTCGACCCCGAGGGCCGGGCGGACGACCCCGCCGCGTCCTACGCCCGCCGGCTCGCCGGGCGCAGCGACCAGCAGATCGCCGAGGACTTCGTCGCCCACGTCCGCGGCAGCGCGCCCGACCCGCGCGAGCGCCTGGTGCTGCGCGAGGCCTTCGACGGCGTGCGCGCCACCGCCGCCACGGCGGAGCGCGACTGA
- a CDS encoding SMC family ATPase encodes MRLHRLRLAAFGPFAAEQSVDFDELSTAGLFLLHGPTGGGKTSVLDAVCFALYGQVPGARPATRLRSDHAAPGTPTEVLLELTLAGRRLEITRRPEQPRAKKRGSGVTTEKAVTLLREQRDGQWHAMSKSHQEIGEEIRQLVGMSCEQFCQVVLLPQGEFATFLRSGATERAALLGRLFDTRRFKAVEHRLRDRKQDAAQRLGQGDREFAGLAARMRQAAGDTGTDAEPVQAAEFLGHAAVLRCTAREQHDIARAALDQAERAHAVAAAAAERTRELYALQERHRQAVLRSAALAGQQPARDAARTAVARAQRATTVDPALTHRDKAASQYAEARTLERHAQAALDAAGEPARGAVPAARTPGHHPATVTGRARSAPVPDAGADLADPVRGTAIAKGRTQAVADAATQARTGLRVEVLARRAGELREVLGGLVAAAEGEARVREVAARRERLEREERTDEEAVRDAEGWLAEWPRLRAGLQARLDTALAAAARAGQLAGELEQVRRRRAAAAERDALAGELARAEHTAREARDRAADARDAWQDLRESRISGIAAELAAGLADGEPCRVCGSAVHPAPARPAADRVTRADEEAASAEFQRRTAGHDTARERVTRLRTGLDAATATAGDTPQAELAAALTVVEAEYGAAARATADVAEARTHLDRAEQERDRRTAAQQDALHRAAARTSRREELDEQYERLSQEVAMARDGHPSVAARREQLTAAIALLDRAAHAVRERTDSEQRLADAESALADAAGRAGFGSPDEASAAVLPPARLWEAEREVQAWAKEEAAADADLAASQPAAAAALPAADPAAAQAALDAANLRLRQASAAESATATRRAELDRLGAEATAAVRELAPARAAYDRVARLSDLASATSAENQYRMELETYVLAARLEQVAAAAGLRLQRMSGGRYTLVHSDARGGGRTKSGLGLMVVDAWTGTERDTSTLSGGETFFASLALALGLADVVTDEAGGMRLDTLFIDEGFGSLDEQTLDEVLDVLDGLRERDRAVGIVSHVADLRDRIPAQLHITKGRDGSTVRLRTR; translated from the coding sequence ATGCGGCTGCACCGGCTGCGGCTCGCCGCCTTCGGCCCGTTCGCCGCGGAGCAGAGCGTCGACTTCGACGAGCTGTCCACCGCCGGCCTCTTCCTGCTGCACGGCCCCACCGGCGGCGGCAAGACCTCCGTCCTGGACGCCGTCTGCTTCGCCCTCTACGGCCAGGTCCCCGGCGCCCGGCCCGCCACCCGGCTGCGCAGTGACCACGCGGCACCGGGCACACCGACCGAGGTGCTGCTCGAACTCACCCTCGCCGGACGTCGGTTGGAGATCACCCGGCGTCCGGAGCAGCCGCGGGCCAAGAAACGCGGCAGCGGGGTGACGACCGAGAAGGCCGTCACGCTGCTGCGCGAGCAGCGCGACGGGCAGTGGCACGCCATGTCCAAGTCCCACCAGGAGATCGGCGAGGAGATCCGGCAGCTGGTCGGGATGAGCTGCGAGCAGTTCTGCCAGGTGGTGCTGCTGCCGCAGGGCGAGTTCGCCACCTTCCTGCGGTCGGGTGCGACCGAGCGGGCCGCGCTGCTCGGCCGGCTCTTCGACACCCGCCGCTTCAAGGCGGTCGAGCACCGGCTGCGGGACCGCAAGCAGGACGCCGCCCAGCGACTCGGCCAGGGCGACCGGGAGTTCGCCGGGCTCGCCGCCCGGATGCGGCAGGCGGCCGGCGACACCGGCACGGACGCCGAGCCCGTCCAGGCAGCGGAATTCCTCGGGCACGCTGCCGTGTTGCGCTGCACCGCCCGCGAGCAGCACGACATCGCCCGCGCGGCCCTCGACCAGGCCGAGCGGGCCCACGCGGTCGCGGCGGCTGCCGCAGAACGCACCCGCGAGCTGTACGCGCTCCAGGAGCGCCACCGGCAGGCCGTCCTGCGCTCCGCCGCGCTGGCCGGGCAGCAGCCCGCCCGTGACGCGGCCCGTACCGCCGTGGCCCGCGCCCAGCGCGCCACCACGGTCGACCCGGCTCTCACCCACCGCGACAAGGCCGCCTCGCAGTACGCCGAGGCGCGAACCCTGGAGCGCCACGCACAGGCCGCCCTCGACGCGGCCGGCGAGCCGGCGCGGGGCGCGGTGCCTGCCGCCCGCACCCCCGGTCACCACCCGGCGACCGTGACAGGCCGGGCCCGGTCTGCCCCGGTTCCCGACGCCGGCGCGGACCTCGCTGATCCGGTGCGCGGCACCGCCATCGCGAAGGGCCGGACGCAGGCAGTCGCCGACGCCGCGACCCAGGCGCGCACCGGGCTGCGCGTCGAGGTGCTGGCGCGGCGGGCCGGGGAGTTGCGGGAGGTGCTCGGCGGCCTGGTGGCGGCCGCCGAGGGCGAGGCGCGGGTACGCGAGGTCGCCGCGCGCAGGGAGCGGCTGGAGCGCGAGGAGCGGACCGACGAGGAGGCCGTACGGGACGCCGAGGGCTGGCTGGCCGAGTGGCCACGGCTCCGGGCCGGCCTGCAGGCGCGGCTCGACACCGCGCTGGCGGCCGCCGCGCGCGCCGGGCAGCTGGCGGGCGAGCTGGAGCAGGTCCGGCGGCGGCGTGCCGCGGCGGCGGAACGGGACGCGCTGGCAGGAGAGTTGGCCCGCGCCGAGCACACCGCGAGGGAGGCGCGCGACCGGGCTGCGGACGCACGGGACGCGTGGCAGGACCTCAGGGAGAGCCGGATCTCCGGCATCGCGGCCGAGTTGGCCGCCGGACTGGCCGACGGCGAGCCCTGCCGGGTGTGCGGGTCCGCCGTGCACCCCGCGCCCGCCCGCCCCGCCGCCGACCGGGTCACCCGCGCCGACGAGGAGGCCGCCTCCGCCGAATTCCAGCGCCGGACCGCCGGCCACGACACCGCACGCGAGAGGGTCACCCGGCTGCGCACCGGACTCGACGCGGCCACCGCCACCGCAGGCGACACCCCGCAGGCCGAACTCGCCGCCGCCCTTACGGTGGTCGAGGCGGAGTACGGCGCCGCGGCCCGCGCGACGGCCGACGTGGCCGAGGCCAGGACCCACCTCGACCGCGCCGAGCAGGAACGCGACCGGCGTACCGCCGCGCAGCAGGACGCGCTGCACCGCGCCGCCGCCCGCACCTCACGCCGCGAGGAACTGGACGAGCAGTACGAGCGGTTGAGCCAGGAAGTGGCCATGGCGCGCGACGGGCATCCCAGCGTCGCCGCCCGCAGGGAGCAACTGACCGCCGCCATCGCCCTGCTGGACCGCGCGGCACACGCGGTCAGGGAGCGGACCGACAGCGAACAACGGCTCGCGGACGCCGAGTCGGCGCTCGCCGACGCCGCCGGCCGCGCCGGTTTCGGCTCCCCGGACGAGGCGTCGGCCGCCGTGCTGCCGCCAGCCCGGCTGTGGGAGGCCGAACGGGAGGTGCAGGCGTGGGCCAAGGAGGAGGCGGCCGCCGATGCCGACCTCGCCGCGTCGCAACCCGCGGCAGCCGCGGCGCTGCCCGCCGCGGACCCGGCCGCCGCGCAGGCCGCGCTCGACGCCGCCAACCTGCGGCTGCGGCAGGCCTCCGCCGCGGAGTCCGCCACCGCCACCCGCCGCGCCGAACTCGACCGGCTGGGCGCGGAGGCCACCGCCGCCGTCCGCGAACTCGCCCCGGCCCGGGCCGCGTACGACCGCGTGGCCCGGCTGTCCGACCTGGCCTCGGCCACCTCCGCCGAGAACCAGTACCGCATGGAGCTGGAGACCTACGTCCTGGCGGCCCGGCTGGAACAGGTCGCCGCGGCGGCCGGCCTGCGGCTGCAGCGCATGTCGGGCGGCCGCTACACCCTCGTGCACAGCGACGCCCGCGGCGGCGGCAGGACGAAGTCGGGGCTGGGCCTGATGGTGGTCGACGCCTGGACCGGCACCGAGCGCGACACCTCGACGCTGTCCGGCGGCGAGACCTTCTTCGCCTCGCTCGCCCTCGCCCTCGGCCTGGCCGACGTGGTCACCGACGAGGCGGGCGGCATGCGCCTGGACACCCTCTTCATCGACGAGGGCTTCGGCAGCCTGGACGAGCAGACCCTGGACGAGGTCCTTGACGTCCTCGACGGGCTGCGCGAACGCGACCGGGCGGTCGGCATCGTCAGCCATGTCGCCGACCTGCGGGACCGGATCCCCGCCCAACTGCACATCACCAAGGGCCGGGACGGCTCCACCGTACGGCTGCGCACGCGCTGA
- a CDS encoding Lrp/AsnC family transcriptional regulator, with translation MTAYSLDATDWRLLEALQRDGRASYAELARTVAMSPSAVTERVRRLEEAGVITGYSAVIDHERIGLPILAMVRLRYPTGNYKPFHDLLAGTPEILEAHHVTGDDCFVMKVAARSMRHLEETTGRISGLGAVTTSIVYSSPLERRPLVL, from the coding sequence ATGACCGCTTATTCCCTGGACGCCACCGACTGGCGGCTGCTGGAAGCCCTGCAACGCGACGGCCGGGCCAGTTACGCGGAGCTGGCGCGTACGGTCGCGATGTCGCCGAGTGCCGTCACCGAGCGGGTGCGCCGGCTGGAGGAGGCCGGGGTGATCACCGGCTACTCGGCGGTCATCGACCACGAGCGCATCGGCCTGCCGATCCTGGCGATGGTCAGGCTGCGCTATCCGACCGGCAACTACAAGCCCTTCCACGACCTGCTGGCCGGCACGCCGGAGATCCTGGAGGCGCACCACGTCACCGGCGACGACTGCTTCGTGATGAAGGTGGCCGCGCGCTCGATGCGGCATCTGGAGGAGACCACCGGCCGGATCTCCGGGCTCGGCGCGGTGACCACCAGCATCGTCTACTCCTCGCCGCTGGAGCGCCGCCCGCTGGTGCTGTGA
- a CDS encoding rhodanese-like domain-containing protein produces the protein MTTDHLVAGEPAVTSVNAVLRVPPATPADAAAYFTASLAFHTDVSDVAAAFDAGGDPGFVLVDTRSTEAWEQGHIPGAVHLPTGRLTASTAFLDPAVPVVVHCWGPGCNGAARAAAALAGLGYQVKEMLGGIEYWIREGFGYETAAGPARREPDDLTAPFGSDACGC, from the coding sequence ATGACAACCGATCACCTCGTCGCCGGCGAGCCCGCCGTGACCAGCGTCAACGCGGTCCTCCGGGTGCCGCCCGCCACGCCCGCCGACGCCGCCGCCTACTTCACGGCGAGCCTCGCCTTCCACACCGACGTCTCCGATGTCGCGGCCGCGTTCGACGCCGGCGGCGACCCCGGCTTCGTCCTGGTGGACACCCGCAGCACCGAGGCGTGGGAACAGGGCCACATTCCGGGTGCCGTCCACCTTCCCACCGGCCGCCTCACCGCGAGCACCGCCTTCCTCGACCCCGCGGTCCCGGTCGTCGTCCACTGCTGGGGCCCCGGCTGCAACGGCGCGGCACGCGCGGCGGCCGCCCTCGCCGGGCTCGGCTACCAGGTCAAGGAGATGCTCGGCGGCATCGAATACTGGATCCGCGAGGGCTTCGGCTACGAGACGGCCGCCGGCCCGGCGCGCCGCGAACCGGACGACCTGACCGCGCCCTTCGGCTCCGACGCGTGCGGCTGCTGA
- a CDS encoding GNAT family N-acetyltransferase, giving the protein MTLHASLDGGRLVLTQGRLTLREQLPQDAAQLADGKPAGLTWIDGVPGEGTIGAASMTVAAAVAGLYRPGWGVFAIQRTIDGTALGGAGFHGPPDGGAVEIGYDLSVSGRGAGWATEAARALCQWALGQPEVDFVMATTEPANAASQAVLDRVGFHRVADRGELWAYELRRRPA; this is encoded by the coding sequence ATGACCCTGCACGCTTCCCTCGACGGCGGCCGGCTGGTCCTGACCCAGGGCCGGCTGACCCTGCGCGAGCAGCTGCCGCAGGATGCGGCGCAGTTGGCGGACGGCAAACCGGCCGGGCTGACGTGGATCGACGGGGTGCCGGGCGAGGGCACGATCGGGGCGGCCTCGATGACGGTCGCGGCAGCCGTGGCCGGGCTCTACCGGCCCGGCTGGGGCGTCTTCGCGATCCAGCGCACCATCGACGGCACCGCGCTGGGCGGCGCGGGCTTCCACGGGCCGCCGGACGGCGGGGCGGTAGAGATCGGCTACGACCTGTCCGTATCGGGCCGCGGTGCCGGCTGGGCCACGGAGGCGGCCCGCGCGCTGTGCCAGTGGGCCCTGGGCCAGCCGGAGGTCGACTTCGTCATGGCCACCACCGAGCCGGCGAACGCCGCGTCGCAGGCGGTGCTGGACCGTGTCGGCTTCCACCGGGTCGCCGACCGGGGCGAGCTGTGGGCGTACGAACTGCGCCGGCGGCCCGCCTGA
- a CDS encoding DUF885 domain-containing protein, with translation MSNLTSSSLPRQVADAYVDALVELDPLLGTYLGVPGAGRRLPDFSPAGADALAALARGTLDRLTESEAVPGADSDAERRCARLLRERLTAELAVHAADEHLRAVSNINSPAHHIREGFTLMATETAEDYADLAARLRAVPAALAGYRAALAEGLARKLPAGPRQVETMVRQLGEWSGEDGSGSWFVGLVADGPQELRDELDAAAAEATAAFVELRDWLRDTYGPAVAGAPDTVGRERYATWSRMWNGTDLDLDEAYAYGWSEYHRLRGEMAGEAEKILPGKDPWEVLAHLDEHGQAIEGVDAVRDWLQALMDEAIEALDGTHFDLADRVKKVEAHIAPPGGAAAPYYTAPSEDFSRPGRTWLPTMGRTRFPVFDLVSTWYHEGVPGHHLQLAQWAHVAGDLSRYQASIGLVSANAEGWALYAERLMDELGFLSDPERRLGYLDAQMMRAVRVIVDIGLHAGLAIPADSPFHPGEQWTPELAQEFFGRHSGRKPEFIESEIIRYLGMPAQAIGYKLGERAWLVGREAARAAHGDAFDAKAWHMAALSQGSLGLDDLVAEISAL, from the coding sequence ATGTCCAATCTCACCAGTTCCTCGCTCCCCCGCCAGGTCGCCGACGCCTACGTCGACGCCCTCGTCGAACTCGACCCGTTGCTCGGCACCTATCTCGGTGTGCCCGGCGCGGGCCGCCGGCTCCCCGACTTCTCGCCTGCCGGAGCCGACGCGCTCGCCGCGCTGGCCCGCGGCACCCTGGACCGGCTCACCGAGTCCGAGGCGGTGCCGGGGGCGGACAGCGACGCCGAGCGGCGCTGCGCGCGGCTGCTGCGCGAGCGGCTGACGGCCGAACTCGCGGTGCACGCGGCGGACGAGCACCTGCGGGCGGTGAGCAACATCAACTCCCCCGCGCACCACATCCGCGAGGGGTTCACGCTGATGGCGACCGAGACCGCCGAGGACTACGCGGACCTCGCCGCCCGGCTGCGGGCGGTGCCGGCCGCGCTGGCCGGCTACCGCGCCGCGCTGGCCGAGGGCCTGGCGCGCAAGCTGCCGGCCGGGCCGCGGCAGGTCGAGACGATGGTGCGGCAGCTCGGCGAGTGGAGCGGCGAGGACGGCTCGGGCAGCTGGTTCGTCGGCCTCGTCGCGGACGGTCCGCAGGAGCTGCGCGACGAGCTGGACGCGGCCGCGGCCGAGGCCACCGCCGCCTTCGTCGAGCTGCGCGACTGGCTGCGCGACACCTACGGCCCGGCCGTCGCGGGCGCGCCTGACACCGTCGGCCGCGAGCGGTACGCCACCTGGTCGCGGATGTGGAACGGCACCGACCTGGACCTGGACGAGGCGTACGCCTACGGCTGGTCCGAATACCACCGGCTGCGCGGTGAGATGGCCGGCGAGGCGGAGAAGATCCTGCCGGGCAAGGATCCCTGGGAGGTGCTCGCGCACCTCGACGAGCACGGGCAGGCCATCGAGGGCGTGGACGCGGTGCGGGACTGGCTGCAGGCCCTGATGGACGAGGCGATCGAGGCGCTCGACGGCACGCACTTCGACCTGGCCGACCGGGTCAAGAAGGTCGAGGCGCACATCGCGCCGCCCGGCGGCGCCGCGGCGCCGTACTACACCGCGCCATCCGAGGACTTCTCCCGGCCGGGCCGCACCTGGCTGCCGACGATGGGCCGCACCCGCTTCCCGGTCTTCGACCTGGTCTCGACCTGGTATCACGAGGGTGTGCCCGGGCATCACCTGCAGCTCGCCCAGTGGGCGCACGTGGCCGGCGACCTGTCCCGCTACCAGGCCAGCATCGGGCTGGTGAGCGCCAACGCCGAGGGCTGGGCGCTCTACGCCGAGCGACTGATGGACGAGCTGGGCTTCCTGTCCGACCCGGAGCGGCGGCTGGGCTATCTGGACGCGCAGATGATGCGGGCGGTGCGGGTGATCGTCGACATCGGCCTGCACGCCGGCCTGGCCATCCCCGCGGACTCCCCCTTCCACCCCGGTGAGCAGTGGACGCCGGAGCTGGCGCAGGAGTTCTTCGGCCGGCACAGCGGGCGCAAGCCGGAGTTCATCGAGAGCGAGATCATCCGCTATCTGGGCATGCCGGCCCAGGCGATCGGCTACAAGCTCGGCGAGCGTGCCTGGCTGGTCGGCCGGGAGGCCGCGCGTGCCGCACACGGCGACGCCTTCGACGCGAAGGCGTGGCACATGGCCGCGCTGTCGCAGGGCTCGCTCGGCCTGGACGACCTGGTCGCGGAGATCTCCGCGCTGTAG